The genome window GCGCCACCTTTCTATTTCACCACGGGCGCGGTTTCAAATGTGTGATAAGGCGGGGGTGAGGGCAGCGTCCATTCCAGACCCCGTGCCCCGTCCCACACCTGACTGGTCGCGCGCTCGCCGCCACGGATGGTCTGCACGACGATGTAAAGGAACAGGAGTTGCGCCAGCCCAAAGCCAAACGCGCCGACGCTGATCAGCATTTTGTAATCGGCGAACTGCAGCGCGTAGTCAGGAATGCGGCGCGGCATGCCCGCCAGCCCCACGAAATGCATGGGGAAAAAGGTGAGGTTGACGAAGATCGCCGACAACCAGAAGTGCCATTTGCCGAGACTCTCGTTATACATATGCCCCGTCCATTTCGGCAGCCAGTAGTAAACGGCCGCCAGGATGGCGAAGACGGAGCCCGGCACCAGCACGTAATGGAAGTGTGCGACCACAAAATACGTGTCCTGATACTGGAAGTCCGCCGGCACGATAGCCAGCATCAACCCTGAGAAACCGCCGATGCTGAACAGCACGATAAACGCGATGGCGAACAGCATCGGCGTCTCGAAAGTGAGCGAGCCGCGCCACATAGTGGCGACCCAGTTGAATACCTTCACGCCGGTAGGCACCGCGATGAGCATCGTCGCGAACATGAAGAACAACAGCCCGCCAAGCGGCATGCCCACGGTAAACATGTGGTGCGCCCAGACAATAAACGACAGAAAGGCGATAGAGGCCGTGGCGTACACCATCGAGCTGTAACCGAACAGCGGCTTGCGCGAGAAGGTCGGCACGATGCTGGAGATTACGCCGAACGACGGCAGAATCAGAATGTAGACCTCCGGGTGCCCGAAGAACCAGAAAATGTGCTGGAACAGTACCGGGTCGCCACCGCCCGCCGCGTTAAAAAAGCTGGTGCCGAAAAACTTGTCGGTCAGCATCATGGTCACGGCACCGGCCAGCACCGGCATGACGGCGATGATTAGATAGGCCGTGATCAGCCACGTCCACACGAACAGCGGCATCTTCATCAAGCTCATGCCGGGCGCGCGCATATTCAGAATGGTCGCGATGACATTGATGGCCCCCATGATCGAAGCCAGGCCCAGAAAATGGATGGAAAAAATCAGGAACGGAAACGCCGCGCCGGTCTGCAGGGATAACGGCGGATACATGGTCCAGCCGCCCGCCGGCGCACCGCCCTCCATAAAGAGCGTGGACAGCAACATCGCGAAGGCGAACGGCAGAATCCAGAAACTCCAGTTGTTCATCCGCGGCAAGGCCATGTCAGGCGCGCCGACCATCATTGGCACCAGCCAGTTGGCGAGCCCCGTGAACGCGGGCATGATCACGCCGAATATCATGACCAGCGCATGCAAGGTGGTCATGGAGTTGAAGAACTGCGGATCCACGAATTGCAGACCGGGTTGAAACAGTTCGGTGCGGATGATCATCGCCATCGCGCCGCCGACGAAGAACATGATCATCGCGAACCACAAGTACAAGGTGCCGATGTCCTTGTGGTTGGTGGTGAACAGCCAGCGCTTGATCCAGTAAGGATGTTGCTCGTGATGATGGTCGTCGTGTGGTACGGCGCTCATGCTATGGCTCCTGTGTAAAGTGTATCGTGGCGGGGTGTCGCGCGAAGTATACGAATTTACAGGCCGGCCTGGCTTACCTGCTGGCCCTGACCGCCGCTTTTCTGCCTTTGCACCCACTTATCGAATTCCGCCTGCTCGACGGCCCGCACCACCACCGGCATAAACCCGTGATCCCGGCCGCACAGCTCGGTGCACTGGCCGCGATAAACGCCGGGTTCATCGATCCGGGTCCAGACCTGGTTGATAAAGCCCGGCAACGCGTCTCGCTTCACCGCTAGCTCCGGCACCCACCACGAATGAATAACGTCGTTGGAAGTCATCAGAAGAACAATCTTTTTGTCAATCGGCACCACCACTTCGTTATCGACCTCGACGAGATAATTTTCGCCCTTAGCCTCCTGGTTGAAAATCTGTGAGCGCGGGGTAGAGAGGGTGCTGAAGAAATCGATTTTATGATCGAGATAGTCGTAATGCCACTTCCACTGGTAACCCGTAATCTTGATGGTCATGTCCGGGTCGCTGGTATCGTCCATCGCAATCAGGGTGTTGGTGGCGGGTATCGCCATTGCGACCAGGATGACGAATGGCGCGATGGTCCAGAGGATTTCCACCGTGGTGCTCTCGTGAAACTGCGCGGCCTTATAGCCCCTGGAGCGCCGGTGCCGGATAATCGAATACAGCATGGCGCTGAAGACGACCACCCCGATGGCTACACATATCCAGAAAATCAGCATGTGCAGCCCATAAACCTCACGGCTGATCTCGGTTACGCCGCGTGGCATGTTAGAGGCGGGCAGCGCCGCCGCGGAACCGGACAATAGCGGCAGCAGGATTGCAGCCAGCCATGCCACGGCTTGATCGAACTTCCATCGGGCCATGCCCTGTTCCTCCGGAGCTTGCTTACGTTTATTAATCTCCATTAAGCCTGATACGGCTTGCTGGTCAGCGGTACAACAACCATCGTCGATACACATTGGTCAGTACACATCGATCGATGCACGTCGATCGATGTACACGGCCGTAGTATGCAATTGCCATGCAAGGCGTGACCCCTAGTGGCAAACCACCGCGTTGCGCTGTGCCTGGGCCTGCTCATAACGCCGCGCGCAACGCGGCCGCAAGCGAGTGCCGTTCCTCGTCCACCAGACATGCGCCTATTTCAACCTGCAAGCCGTGGGAGCGGATAAACAGCCGGCTTGGATATCCATTGATCGCAGCCTTGTCTAGAATCACCCGCGCCCAGCAACGCTGGAATGAACAGGCGCGTTCCGGTGTGCTTCTGCCGACGGCGATGCGCACTTCCTGCCCGTCGATGGACACCACTTCCCGCCAGCCGCACCTGAGGCAACATCGATACAAACCGATGCCGAGGATCAGCATCTCAAGGCCTGCGAAGGGCAGCATCATCCACAGACCCTGAGCGGCGAAAAACCCCGCGATACCAAATGAAATTACCACCATGCCAGCGAAAAATAACTGGTTGCCGCGCCATGACAGCGACGTGTTGGGCCTGATGACGAAATGCACGTCGTTTGCGCGTGGCTGCTCGCGCGTGACACTCATCTGCGGCTCGCGGTATGGACGGTTGTCACGAAGCGATGCTACCGGAAGCCGTTATTTCAGACAATAGTGAAATGCCAAACAATTACACACAAACTGCCGGTGATTCATGCTCTCCTATGGGGTGCGCCGCCCTATATGACTTACGGGTATCAGGGTTTCTCCGCCGGTCCCGCGCGCGCCTAACCGCGCGCCGGCCGCCCAGGCCAGTCCATAAATGATCTCGTAACTGGCGGGCAACATACCCTCCGGCGTACGGAATCTTTCATAGGCCTGCTCCGCGCGCCGATAACGCTGCCTGCCAGTCAGACCGCGCGGACGGCCATGCATATTGTTGCGGGCGCCCAACCACTTCAGCTCACGCATCAGCTGCGGGACGCCGCGATACGTGAGGCACATCATTTCCATCTCCATGACGGGATCGGCGAAGCCCGCCCGCATCACCGCATCGCCGACATCGTGCATGTCGATAAAGCCGTTGACGTGTGCGAAGGCGTCAGCTTCCGCCCAGCTGGCCCGCAGTTCCTTGAGGGTATCCGGACCCACGGTGGTGAACAGCAGCACGCCGTCGGGTTTCAGTACGCGCCGCATTTCGCGCAGCGTGCGCTCTAGATCGTTGCACCATTGCAGGGTGAGGCTGGAGTAGATCATGTCCACGCAGGCGTCGGCCAGCGGCAGAAATTCCGCATCGCCGCATACGGGTGATGGCCGGCGCCGCCAGTTGCCCGTGCGCGCCGACTTGCGAAGCATCGCCATCGCCACGTCCAGCGCGAGTACGCGGCTGCCGCGATAGCGGCGCAACAGCTCGCCAGTCGCATGGCCGGTGCCCGCCCCTACATCCACGATCGTAGCGGGCTTTACCCGCAACACATCAAGACGCTCGAGCAGACGCCGGGCTACCTCCCGCTGCAACACCGCAAAATCGTCGTAGCGCGCCGCGGAACCTTCAAACGCGCGGCGCACCCGTCGTTTATCCAGATGATGGGGTAGGGGCTCAGTCGTCAAGGAACTCCTCCAGCACGTTGTTAAATTCGCTGACGTGCGACAGAAACGGCGCGTGCCCCGCGCCGCCGATAACGCGATGACGTGCGCTTTTAACAAGAGCGGCTACGGCGGGCCCGGCGGTGGCGCGCACCAGCACATCGCGTTCACCAAGAATTAACCTTAACGGACAACTTAGCAAAGGCAGTTCCGCGCGCAAATCGGCCGCTTGCAACAAACTCAGCCCGGCGTTGACTGAGTCCCGGTCCGGCGCGTACAGGGACATCGCCGCGCGCAAGCTTCGCAACGTGCTCGCAGGGTGCTCGCTTCTGTGCACCTGCAGGGCCAGAAAGCGCGCGAGCGTATCCGTTGGTTGACGTTCAAGGCTTGCGGCGAAATCATCCAGCAGCTTTGAGGCCATGCCGTGCGGCCAGTCAGCCGCGCGCGCAAAACGCGGTTGGCTCGCGACCAGAATCAGCCGGCTGACTCGATCAGGGTAGCGCAACGCATGGGTGGTAGCGATGAGTCCGCCCATTGACCAGCCCAGCCACACGGCCCGCGGGGGCGGCGCGGCAAGATTCAGCGCGGTGCACACGGCATCGAGATCGCGCAGGTCGATGCGCGCGGAACTGCCGCCGTGGCCGGGCAGATCGATACACGTGACCCGCCAGCGGCTTTCCAGCGCGGGCAGCATCGCCGACCAGACACTGGAATTCAGGCCCCAGCCGTGCAACATAACCAGATCTGGCCCGCGCCCGGTTGTGGTCACGCTCAGCATGGAATGCGCGGGCCAGGCACGCATACAGGGTCGGGTCGGTTATTATGGTCGATACAGGAAATCGTCAATTTGCCGAAGCGTCATGTTCATTTCTATTCTACTGATCATCGCAGCCTACCTGCTGGGCGCCATCTCCACTGCCATCATTGCGTGCCGACTGCTGGGAGCAACCGATCCGCGAACCGTCGGGTCCGGCAATCCCGGCGCCACGAATGTGCTTAGAGCGGGCGGCCGGCGCGCGGCCGGCATCACCTTCTGCGGCGACGTTATTAAAGGGCTTGCGCCCGTGGTGGCGGCGCGCGGTCTTGGCTTGGACGATAGCGTGATCGGCGCCGTAGCGCTGGCGGCCTTCTGCGGTCACGTCTTTCCAGTGTACTACGGCTTCAAGGGCGGCAAGGGTGTAGCGACTGGTCTGGGCGCCCTGTGTGGTGTGCATGCCCTGGTTGGCATATCCGCCTTTGCGACCTGGCTGCTGGTCGCCAGCACCACCCGGTTTTCGTCGGTGGCCGCACTTGCGACCAGCCTCATGGCGCCGGTATACATGCTGATCATGACCGGCTCCGCGTGGTTTAGCTGGGCAACGGTTATCATGGCGGCCATCATTATCTGGCGGCACCGCAGCAACATCTCTCAGTTGCTGGAAGGCTCGGAAGAGAAAATCGGCAGCAGCGGTTAGGCGGCACCAGTCGGGTTGTGCAACTCCGTCAGCGGCCAGCGCGGACGCGCCGCGATTGACAGCGAATCTCGCTGGCCCGACTGTAATCTCACCATGCCCGCGTAGGCAATCATGGCGCCATTGTCCGTGCAGAATTCGGGCCGCGGATAAAATGTTTCCGCGCCCAGCGAGGCGGCCATTGCGCTCAACGTGGCGCGTACGCGGCGATTCGCGCCCACGCCGCCGGCCACCACCAGACGTTTAAGCCCGGTCTCGGCCAACGCGCGCCTGCATTTGATGCTCAACGTCTCGGTCACGGCGAGTTCGAACGCGGCCGCGATATCGGCCCTGGTATCGGGCTTATTATCCGACTGCGCAAGTGTATTGAGCGCGTAGGTCTTCAAGCCGCTGAAGCTGAAGTCCAGTCCCGGGCGATCGGTCATCGGCCGGGGAAAGCGGAACCGCCGGGCGTTGCCGCGCTCAGCCAGGCGCGCAAGGGCGGGGCCGCCTGGGTAGCCCAGTCCCAGAAGTTTGGCCGTCTTATCAAAAGCCTCGCCGACCGCGTCGTCAAGCGTTTCGCCGAGCACGGTATAGCGGCCCACCGCGTCGACCTTCACCAGCATCGTGTGGCCGCCGGATATGAGCAATGCCACGAACGGCGGGCGCGGCGGGCGCGCCTCAAGCATTGCCGCGAGCAGATGACCTTCCATGTGGTGCACGCCGATTGCCGGTACGTCCCAGGCCCACGCCAGACTGCGCGCGATCGATGCGCCGACCAGCAGCGCGCCCATTAAGCCCGGCCCGGCGGTGTAGGCCACGCCGCCAATGTCAACAGGTCGCAGACCGGCATCGGCGAGCACTTGGCGGACAAGCGGAATTGTCTTGCGCACGTGATCCCGTGAGGCCAGCTCCGGCACCACGCCGCCGTAGTCCGCGTGCATGCGGCCTTGAGTGTAGAGTCGATGCGCCAGCAGACCAATGCCCGCATCGACCACGGCTGTCGCGGTTTCGTCACAGGATGTTTCGATGCCCAGCACGCGCAGTGGCGTAGCGCGCCCGTTTGTATCTGAACCGACCTGTTTGCCCATGAGTAAATGTCATACTTTGGTTTTTTGGCGGAACGCTACTATAATCGCGTCCCTTTTACCCGCACAAAGTCCGCGAGTCGGCTGGAGTTAGATTAATCGATATGCCTAGTATCCGCGTTAAAGAGAATGAACCTTTTGATGTCGCCATTCGGCGATTTCGCCGCGCGTGTGAGAAAGCGGGCGTACTGACCGAAGTACGTCGCCGCGAGTTTTATGAAAAACCAACCACGGTACGCAAACGCAAGGCGGCGGCAGCGGTGAAACGGCATATAAAGCGCATCTCCAGAGAAGTAACCCGCCAGCAGCGGCTGTACTGATCCGGCAATAGTTGCAGGTACTAGAGCCTATGTCAGCGCGCCTGACCGAGCGGATCAGCGAAGACATGAAAACCGCGCTGCGTGCGCGGGACAAGCGACGCCTAGGCGCGATCCGGCTGATGCTGGCCGCCATCAGACAGCGTGAAGTCGACACCCGCGCGACCTTGGACGACCCTCAGGTGCTGGCGATTCTCGACAAGATGGTCAAGCAGCGACGCGAATCCATCGTGCAATATGACGCCGCCGCTAGAGACGATCTGGCGGCGGTGGAACGCTTCGAGCTCGATGTCATTCAGGGTTATTTGCCCTCGCCGCTGAGCGACGCGGATATCGAGCGCCTGATCGAGGCGGCAGTCGCCGAAACCGGCGCCAACAATTTACGGGACATGGGCAAAGTCATGGCGCAGCTTAAACCGCAAGTGCTGGGTCGTGCTGACCTGGCGACGATCAGCGCGAAGGTCAAGACGCGCCTGTCCTCCCGCTAGCGCGCAACCGGCCCGACGCCTTACTTGCGATACGCTATTTTGCTGTTTTCGCAGGGCTGACTCGCCAAAGTCAGCCCTAAAGGTCACGTGTATGCCCAATCCCATGCAGTTTCTGGAGGTGCCCCGACGGGACCCGGATAAAACCACGGTCGAGGTGCGCATCCAGGATTACCGGGAGATCTACGCCCAGTTTGACCGCGCCGCCGCCAAGGCGCAGGCCGCGCGGTGCCTCGGCTGCGGCAATCCTTATTGCGAGTGGAAATGCCCGGTTCACAATTACATTCCCAACTGGCTGAAACTTATCGAAGAGGGCAATCTGTTCGAAGCCGCCGAGATGGCTTACCGCACCAACAGTCTGCCCGAAGTCTGTGGCCGCGTATGCCCTCAGGATCGTCTGTGCGAAGGCGCGTGCACTTTGAACGATGGTTTCGGCGCAGTCTCGATCGGCGCGATCGAGAAGTACATTACCGATGAAGCGCTCAAGGCCGGCTGGCGGCCGGACCTGTCCGGCGTGGTCAGGACCGACCGGCGCGTGGCCATCGTCGGCGCCGGCCCGGCGGGCCTGGGATGCGCCGACGTGCTCGTTCGCAACGGCGTGCAGCCTGTTGTATTCGATCGTTATACCGAGATCGGCGGCCTGCTGACGTTCGGCATTCCACCATTCAAGCTCGATAAGGAAATCGTGCGCACTCGCCGCCAGATCATGGAAGAGATGGGCGTGGCGTTCAGGCTCAATGTCGAGATCGGGCGCGATCTGCCCTTTCAGCGACTGCTCGACGAATACGATGCCGTGTTTCTGGCCATGGGGACTTACACCTCAATGAAGGGCGGCTTCCCCGGCGAAGATTTGACCGGCGTGCACGAGGCATTGCCGTATCTCATTTCCAACATCGACCGCCTGCTAAAGATTAAGCGCGACGGTCACGCATTCATCAACATGCGGGATCAAAGAGTGGTCGTGCTCGGCGGCGGCGATACCGCCATGGACTGCAACCGTACGGCCATACGGCAGGGCGCGGCATCGGTGAGCTGTATTTATCGACGCGACGAAGTGAACATGCCGGGCTCCCGGCGCGAAGTGGGCAGCGCCAGGGAAGAAGGGGTGCGATTCCTGTTTAATCGGCAACCTGTCGAGATCGTAGGCAGCCGCCGGGTAGAAGGCGTCAAAGTCGTCACCACCAGGCTCGGCGCGCCGGATCAGCGCGGCCGCCGCAGGCCGGAGCCGGTAACGGGGTCCGATGAGATAATCCCGGCTGATCGCGTTATCATCGCGTTTGGCTTTCGCCCAAGCCCCGCGCCCTGGTTCGAGGAACACAGGATTGACCTCGACGCAGGTGGCCGCGTGCTCGCACCGGGGTCGCAGCGCTATAAATTTCAAACGAACAATCCGGCGGTTTTCGCGGGGGGAGATATGGTGCGTGGCTCCGATCTGGTCGTGACTGCCGTATTCGAAGGCCGGGAGGCGGCTGAAGGCATCCTGGCTTATCTCGATGACATTGCCACGGCTTCATCGGTCGCCTTTAGCGCGCGCTAGCGGCAGGTTTCCTGCGCATACGCGAAAGAGCCCGCCATCATCGACCACGTGCATGCAGTGACCGCAACAGCTGAACTCAAAAACGACCGTCTGTTACGCGCCCTGCGGCGCGAGCCGGTGGACGCTACGCCGATCTGGATCATGCGCCAGGCAGGGCGGTATCTGCCTGAATACCGTGCGACACGCGAGCGCGCGGGGAGTTTTCTGAACTTATGCAAGACGCCCGAGCTGGCGTGCGAAGTAACACTGCAACCCCTCGCGCGATTCGACCTCGATGCGGCGATAATCTTCTCCGATATATTAACCATTCCCGATGCGATGGGGCTGGGCCTTTATTTTGTCGAAGGTGAAGGGCCGAGGCTAGCACGGCCGTTGCGAGATGTGGCGGCCATCCGACGGCTACGGGTGCCGAACGCCGAACAGGAACTGGATTATGTCATGGCGGCGCTGCGCATGACGCGGCGCGAACTCAGCGGCAAAGTGCCGTTGATCGGGTTTAGCGGCAGCCCGTGGACACTCGCCACCTATATGGTGGAAGGCGGCGGCAGTAAGACATTCTCAAACGTGAAAGCGCTGCTCTACGATCAGCCCGAGGCGTTGCAGCATCTGCTGGATGTCACCGCGGACAGCGTCGCAGGCTATCTTAACGCGCAGATTGGCGCGGGCGCACAAGCCGTCATGATATTCGACACCTGGGGCGGCGTGCTTTCCACAGAGGCGTATCACGCATTCTCGCTCGCGCCCATGCAGCGAGTGGTTGATCAGCTTCACCGTCAATACCAGGGTCAGCATGTGCCGGTCACACTGTTTACCAAAGGCGGCGGCGCCTGGCTGGAGGCGCTGGCAAATACGGGATGCGACGCCCTCGGGCTGGACTGGACGGTGGAAATAGGCGCGGCGCGCCGGCAGGTGGGCGATCGAGTCGCGCTACAGGGCAATCTCGACCCGTGCGCGCTTTACGCGAAACCCGAACGCATCAAGGCGCAAGCGGCCAAAATTCTGGCCGGATTCGGCCGTGGTCCGGGGCACATTTTTAATCTGGGTCACGGTATCCACCCGGATATCAACCCCGACCACGTCAAGGTCCTGATTGACTCGGTGCATGATCTAAGCCGCCCTTATCATGCCGGACGACCTTGCGGCACCGCGTCTTTTTGATCCGCATCTGAATTCTCTTCGATCAACTCTTCAACCTGCCGAATACTAGCCCGCCGCATCGGCTTGCCGTCGATCGGACTTGACGGTGGGCGCTTCAACGCATCGTAGGGCAGCACCACGGCCTCGACCCGATGATCGCTGATTGCAAAACGCACACCGGTAGTAATCAACGTCGCGGCCATGCCGCAGACGCCGCTCGAAGCCATCGTAGGGCACACTGGCATCCATTAGTACGAACAACACCTCTTCTACGGCGTCGGCGAATACGTGCAGGTCAATGTCCGAATGCTTGCCCGCCGTGCCGCTGAGCACCGCGCCCGTCAAGCGGGGCTCGAAGTTCTCCAGCAGTCGCATGGCGGAAATCGCCACGCGCCTGAGCGACCATACGTCATTTTGATATCCTCGCGTGTAGAACAGACGTTGATGCTCGTACACTGCCTGCTCGATCTCGCGATTGCCCGGCAAGGGTTGCCCGCTCGCGACGCTCAGCCGCTCCGCGGCCTTGAGTTTTGCGAACTGGTAATCCGCGACGCCCTCATCCAGCAGGATACGCGCGGCTTCCTGTGCGATGCAGGCGCGCAGACGACTTTCACGGGAATCATGCATGGCGTTATGCGGTTAGGACTGACTGGGGGGCGCAAAGTGGTTCAGTTCGCTCCGTGTGGCTTGTCCCGATGACGGTCAGTCGGGTTACGCGATCAAAACAACTGCTCGGGCACCTCAACGGGCTGCTGCTCTGACCGGCCGTATACCGGCGCCGGCGCCATTGCGCCGCGCCTGGGCACTTGGTCGGAACGAAAAGTCTCAAAAATACCGTCGTCGCTGACCGAGCTTGCCAGCAGCCCGGTTTGCGGATCAATGCGCACTGTCACCATGCCGGCTGGCTGCGGCAGGTTGCTTTCAGGAATGTCCCGCAACGCGACCCGCATATAATCAATCCAGACGGGCAACGCAGCGGCCCCTCCCACCTCGACGTCACCCATTGGTCGCGGGTTGTCGAAACCCAGCCATACTGTGGTAACCAGCCTGGTGTTATAACCGCTGAACCACGCGTCATGCTGATCATTGGTGGTGCCGGTCTTGCCCGCCAGGTCGGTCCGATTTAACGCCATTGCCTTGGCGCCCGTGCCGGTGCTGATCACATCCTTCATCATGCTGACCATTTGATACGCATTGGCGGCCGGCAACGCTCTTGGCGCGAAGTCTCGCGGGTAAATGACCGTATCGCGTCGCTCGTCTGCCCGTTGCACCGCGACCGCCGCTGAGTCAGTCGCAGTTTTGGCCGGGCTCATCACGGCGAGTGTGCCGTTGTCAGCGCTTAGGGGTGGCGCGGCCCCCGGCTGACACGCGGCACTCTCGCACAGAGCCGGAGGATTCGCCCGGAATACCGTTTTGCCTCCCACGGTCTTGATGCTTTCAATCAGATAGGGTGAGATGCGAAAACCGCCATTGGCGAAAACGGCATACCCCGCCGCGAGTTCGAGTGGCGTTACCGAACCGCTGCCCAAGGCGAGCGATAAATCCATGGGCAGGCGGCTGGCATCGAAACCAAACTTCGAGATGTGATCCATCGCGGCGCTCAGGCCCATGCTGCTGAGCAATCGAATCGACACCATGTTGCGGGACTGCGCCAGCGCGACACGCATGCGCGTGGGGCCGTAAAATGTGCCGCCGTAGTTTTCAGGGCGCCATATGTTTTCCAGACCCGAGGCATCGAATACGACCGGCGCGTCGTTTATGGTGCTCGCCGGCGTGAAACCATGCTCCAGCGCGGCGGAATAGATGAACGGCTTGAACGCTGAACCGGGCTGGCGATACGCCTGTGTTGCCCGGTTGAAGTTACTCTGGTTGAAATCGAGACCGCCGACCAGCGCCACGATCGCGCCGTCACGAGGATCGAGCGACACCAGTGCGCCAGATACATCCGGCAGCTGAGTTAGCCCCCATCCGCCCTTCTCGTTTTGCACGATGCGTACAATGTCGCCCCGCGCCAGCACATCGGCAGCGGTGTCTGGCGTACCGCCTTGCGCATTCTGATTGATGTAGGGCCGCGCCCACGACAGGTCTTCCCAGCTCAGCGTAATCAGTTTCCCGCCACCGGCATAAACCTTGGCTGACTTTTCGCCGACGTTGATCACCAGCCCGGCGCCCAA of Gammaproteobacteria bacterium contains these proteins:
- the ctaD gene encoding cytochrome c oxidase subunit I gives rise to the protein MSAVPHDDHHHEQHPYWIKRWLFTTNHKDIGTLYLWFAMIMFFVGGAMAMIIRTELFQPGLQFVDPQFFNSMTTLHALVMIFGVIMPAFTGLANWLVPMMVGAPDMALPRMNNWSFWILPFAFAMLLSTLFMEGGAPAGGWTMYPPLSLQTGAAFPFLIFSIHFLGLASIMGAINVIATILNMRAPGMSLMKMPLFVWTWLITAYLIIAVMPVLAGAVTMMLTDKFFGTSFFNAAGGGDPVLFQHIFWFFGHPEVYILILPSFGVISSIVPTFSRKPLFGYSSMVYATASIAFLSFIVWAHHMFTVGMPLGGLLFFMFATMLIAVPTGVKVFNWVATMWRGSLTFETPMLFAIAFIVLFSIGGFSGLMLAIVPADFQYQDTYFVVAHFHYVLVPGSVFAILAAVYYWLPKWTGHMYNESLGKWHFWLSAIFVNLTFFPMHFVGLAGMPRRIPDYALQFADYKMLISVGAFGFGLAQLLFLYIVVQTIRGGERATSQVWDGARGLEWTLPSPPPYHTFETAPVVK
- the tsaD gene encoding tRNA (adenosine(37)-N6)-threonylcarbamoyltransferase complex transferase subunit TsaD; amino-acid sequence: MRVLGIETSCDETATAVVDAGIGLLAHRLYTQGRMHADYGGVVPELASRDHVRKTIPLVRQVLADAGLRPVDIGGVAYTAGPGLMGALLVGASIARSLAWAWDVPAIGVHHMEGHLLAAMLEARPPRPPFVALLISGGHTMLVKVDAVGRYTVLGETLDDAVGEAFDKTAKLLGLGYPGGPALARLAERGNARRFRFPRPMTDRPGLDFSFSGLKTYALNTLAQSDNKPDTRADIAAAFELAVTETLSIKCRRALAETGLKRLVVAGGVGANRRVRATLSAMAASLGAETFYPRPEFCTDNGAMIAYAGMVRLQSGQRDSLSIAARPRWPLTELHNPTGAA
- the bioC gene encoding malonyl-ACP O-methyltransferase BioC — encoded protein: MTTEPLPHHLDKRRVRRAFEGSAARYDDFAVLQREVARRLLERLDVLRVKPATIVDVGAGTGHATGELLRRYRGSRVLALDVAMAMLRKSARTGNWRRRPSPVCGDAEFLPLADACVDMIYSSLTLQWCNDLERTLREMRRVLKPDGVLLFTTVGPDTLKELRASWAEADAFAHVNGFIDMHDVGDAVMRAGFADPVMEMEMMCLTYRGVPQLMRELKWLGARNNMHGRPRGLTGRQRYRRAEQAYERFRTPEGMLPASYEIIYGLAWAAGARLGARGTGGETLIPVSHIGRRTP
- the bioH gene encoding pimeloyl-ACP methyl ester esterase BioH; this encodes MLSVTTTGRGPDLVMLHGWGLNSSVWSAMLPALESRWRVTCIDLPGHGGSSARIDLRDLDAVCTALNLAAPPPRAVWLGWSMGGLIATTHALRYPDRVSRLILVASQPRFARAADWPHGMASKLLDDFAASLERQPTDTLARFLALQVHRSEHPASTLRSLRAAMSLYAPDRDSVNAGLSLLQAADLRAELPLLSCPLRLILGERDVLVRATAGPAVAALVKSARHRVIGGAGHAPFLSHVSEFNNVLEEFLDD
- a CDS encoding FAD-dependent oxidoreductase, with amino-acid sequence MPNPMQFLEVPRRDPDKTTVEVRIQDYREIYAQFDRAAAKAQAARCLGCGNPYCEWKCPVHNYIPNWLKLIEEGNLFEAAEMAYRTNSLPEVCGRVCPQDRLCEGACTLNDGFGAVSIGAIEKYITDEALKAGWRPDLSGVVRTDRRVAIVGAGPAGLGCADVLVRNGVQPVVFDRYTEIGGLLTFGIPPFKLDKEIVRTRRQIMEEMGVAFRLNVEIGRDLPFQRLLDEYDAVFLAMGTYTSMKGGFPGEDLTGVHEALPYLISNIDRLLKIKRDGHAFINMRDQRVVVLGGGDTAMDCNRTAIRQGAASVSCIYRRDEVNMPGSRREVGSAREEGVRFLFNRQPVEIVGSRRVEGVKVVTTRLGAPDQRGRRRPEPVTGSDEIIPADRVIIAFGFRPSPAPWFEEHRIDLDAGGRVLAPGSQRYKFQTNNPAVFAGGDMVRGSDLVVTAVFEGREAAEGILAYLDDIATASSVAFSAR
- a CDS encoding GatB/YqeY domain-containing protein; the encoded protein is MSARLTERISEDMKTALRARDKRRLGAIRLMLAAIRQREVDTRATLDDPQVLAILDKMVKQRRESIVQYDAAARDDLAAVERFELDVIQGYLPSPLSDADIERLIEAAVAETGANNLRDMGKVMAQLKPQVLGRADLATISAKVKTRLSSR
- the rpsU gene encoding 30S ribosomal protein S21, whose protein sequence is MPSIRVKENEPFDVAIRRFRRACEKAGVLTEVRRREFYEKPTTVRKRKAAAAVKRHIKRISREVTRQQRLY
- the plsY gene encoding glycerol-3-phosphate 1-O-acyltransferase PlsY, translating into MFISILLIIAAYLLGAISTAIIACRLLGATDPRTVGSGNPGATNVLRAGGRRAAGITFCGDVIKGLAPVVAARGLGLDDSVIGAVALAAFCGHVFPVYYGFKGGKGVATGLGALCGVHALVGISAFATWLLVASTTRFSSVAALATSLMAPVYMLIMTGSAWFSWATVIMAAIIIWRHRSNISQLLEGSEEKIGSSG
- a CDS encoding DUF2244 domain-containing protein — encoded protein: MSVTREQPRANDVHFVIRPNTSLSWRGNQLFFAGMVVISFGIAGFFAAQGLWMMLPFAGLEMLILGIGLYRCCLRCGWREVVSIDGQEVRIAVGRSTPERACSFQRCWARVILDKAAINGYPSRLFIRSHGLQVEIGACLVDEERHSLAAALRAAL
- the coxB gene encoding cytochrome c oxidase subunit II → MARWKFDQAVAWLAAILLPLLSGSAAALPASNMPRGVTEISREVYGLHMLIFWICVAIGVVVFSAMLYSIIRHRRSRGYKAAQFHESTTVEILWTIAPFVILVAMAIPATNTLIAMDDTSDPDMTIKITGYQWKWHYDYLDHKIDFFSTLSTPRSQIFNQEAKGENYLVEVDNEVVVPIDKKIVLLMTSNDVIHSWWVPELAVKRDALPGFINQVWTRIDEPGVYRGQCTELCGRDHGFMPVVVRAVEQAEFDKWVQRQKSGGQGQQVSQAGL